The Tropicibacter oceani DNA segment TCGGCAAGGGTGTTGATGATCTCATCCATCAGCTCTTCGACCGGCAGCGCGTCGATACGCTGGATCAGCCCCTGCGCGCTGGCCGCGACGTTGGTCACGCTGGACGGCGCGGTCGGGATACGAGGATAGGGCGAGGCGTCGCGATCCAGCGTCGCCTGCGGGGCCGTGTCATCCAGGATCAGTTCGACCTTGAGCCCGCCGGTCAGGATCGAGGCATTGGTCAGACGCGCGCGCAGGCCTTCGGCGATGCGCTCGTCGAGGTATTCCAGAAAGATCGAATCGTCGCCGCCGGTTTCCAGCCCCAGCCGCCCGGGGTTCAGCCGCACGGTGGCCAGCAGGCGCGCTTCGTTGTCGCCAAAGCGAGCCTGGTCGACGATGCCGGAAATGGTTTCCACCTCGCCCAGGCGCAAACCGCCCAGCGTCACCGGGGCACCGGCCTGAAGTCCGGCGATGTTTTCTTCGAAAACCATCATCAGGCTGACGGTGCTGCCGTCGCCTTCAAGCAGGAATTCCTCGCGGGCGGTGTCTTCGTTGGGGTGCAGCGTGAATTCGGAATCGGCGCTGAGCGGCTGACCGCCCGAGGCCAGGGTTTCAAAGGTCATGCCGCCGGAAATCAGCGATGCCAGCGAGGTAAAGTTCAGGCTGGCCCCCGAGGAATCCAGCGACAGGCTGAAGCCCGAGATGTCCCAGAACCGCGACGACGACGAGACCAACGAAGTATGGGGTTCAAGGATCACCGCCTGCGCCTGGACGGCCAGACCTTCGGGGGTCAGCTCGGTCCGGCCGATGCGGCCCACCTGGACACCGCGATACAGGATCGGCGTGCCTTCGGCCGGCAGCCCGGTGTCGGAACGCAGCGTAAAGGTCACGCCTGCCTCGCCCAGCGCCAGCAGCGGCGCGTTCTCGGCGCCCTGAAAGGCGGTCTTGGCGGGGCCCGGCTCTCCATCCCAGGAACCGTTGATATAGACGCCGGACAGCACCGTATCGAGCCCCGAAACCCCCTGTGCCGTCACCTTGGGGCGCACGATCCAGAATTCCGCATCCGCATCGACATTGGGCGCGATGTCCTTGTCCAGCCGGATCTCGGCCACGACCTGGCCCAGGTCGTCCGAGAAATGCACATCCTCGACCAGCCCGACGGGAATGTCGCGGTAGCGCAGTTCGGTTTCCAGCGGGCGCACGCCGTCGGCGCGGGCAAAGGTGACCTGGATCAGCGGGCCGCGGCTGGTGTAGTTCTGCCAGGCCACGCCGATGGCGGCCAGAATGGCGATGGCCGGGATCACCCAGATCAGCGATACGCCCGAAGGCTTGTCGACGGCGGGCTTCAGCGGGACCTCGCCGGGGGTGCCGACGCGGGGCGTGGAATCATCGTTCATTTACGTTTCCGAACTTTCAGGGCCGATGCTGTCCCAGATCAGTCGAGTGTCGAAGGATCGGGCAGCGAGCATGGTGAAAACAACTGACAGGGCGAATGTCAGGGCCGCGGGGCCAGGATGGATCGAGGCAACCACCGACAGCTGCACAAGCGCGCTGAGGATGGCCACCACAAAGACGTCGATCATCGACCACCGGCCAATGAACTCAACGACTTCGTACAGATGTTGGCGGCCATGTTCGCTTTGGCGCGACCCGCGCTTGACCGACAGGGCCAGGTGCGCGATCGCGATGAACTTGGCCACCGGAATGACCACCGAGGCGATCAGGACGATGGCGGCGATGGCCAGGTCGCCATGCTGGGCGATGGCCACCGCGCCGCCGATGATGGTGCTGGAGTCCGTCCCAACAAGGGTCGAGGTCACCAGCATGGGATACATGTTGGCAGGGATATAGCACAAAAGCCCGGTCAGCCAGAAGGCCCAGACCACCTGCAGGTTGTTGGGGTGCCGCGATTGCAGGCGGTGCCCGCAGCATTCGCAGCGCGGCGTGCCGCCCGGCCAGACCTTGGCGCAGGCGGTGCAGGTCACAAATCCCAGTTCGCGCGCGGTGGTCATTGCCCGGCCTCGAGCGCGCGCCAGATCGACCAGCTGCACAGGTATCTGTCGGAAATCACCACGATCACCGACAGCGCCGCGAACATCCAGAAGGCAGGGCCGAATTCCAGCCGCGCGATGCCGGCCACCTTGACCAGCGCCACGGCGCAGCCGATCGAGAAGATCTCGGTCATGGCCCAGGGCTTGAGCTCTTGCGCAAGACGAAAGGCGCCGCGACTGTGGCGCGCCGGGCGCAGGCCGAATTCGATCGGCGCGATGACATAGATCAGCAGAACCACCCGCATCAGCGGCACCAGCACGATCAGCATCACCGTGGCCAGCGATACCAGCACCAGGAATCCCGATCCAAAGCTGAAGGCAACGTCCAGCAGTGACACGCGGTTGCCCAGCCCGGCGGCGTTGATCGACAGGAACGGGTGAAAGGTGGCCGCCACGACCAGCACCAGGATCGCCACGGACAGCGCCAGGATGCGCACGCCGGCGCCCTTGCGGTTGGTGATCAGCACGGTTGAGCAGCGGCTGCAGACGGCCTTTTCGCCCTCGGACGGGCTGCGCGCGACATAGACCGCGTCACAGCCGGGGCAGCCGATCAGTACCGATGGGTCAACCCCGGTATCCCGAACATCATGCGCCACGGCGACTCCTGACTCGCAAGGCGCTGCGCGCCTCTTCAAGCGCGCTAGATAGCCCCCTTGCGCCCCCTGTGCAACGGCACGGCCTGCGGCACACTGGATGAGGCTGCCGTATCCTCGTATTTTTGCAACGCCCGCGTGCGCTAGCGGTTTGCCCGCGCCAACAGCCCGACCGCCAGAAGCCCGACAAGGATCACCAACATCGCCGCCGGTGCCGCATCGCCAAGGTTTTCAAGCGAGGCCTGTTCATGCACCCGCGTGGCCAGCGTGTCATAGTTGAACGGGCGCAGCAGCAGCGTCGCGGGCAGTTCCTTGACGCAGTCGACAAAGACCAGCAGCAGCGCCGAGGCGATCGAGGCGCGCATCAGCGGATAGTAGACCTGCGCCAGCGTCTGCCCCTGATTGCGCCCAAGCGAACGCGCCGCCGCCGCCAGGTTGGGCGACACCCGGCCCATGGCCGCATCCGCCGCCCCCTGCCCGATGGCAAAGAAGCGCACGCAATAGGCCAGCACCAGCGCAAAGGCTGTCCCGGTCATGACCAGACCCGGATCCCAGCCGGTGGTGGCCAGGATCGCATCGGCAACGCTGTTGTCCAGTGCCGCCAACGGGATCAGGATGCCTACCCCCAGAACCGCCCCTGGCGCGGCATAGCCGATGGTCGTCACCGGCAGCAAAAGCCGTGGCAAGCGCCGCCCCGACAGCCGCACGCCGTAGACCAGGAACACCCCTGCCCCGACGGTGATCACCGCCGCCAGACCGCCGACGCTCAGCGTGTTCAGACCGGCCTGCCACAGCTCGGCGTCGCGCCAGTTTTCGGCATTGTCCCAGGCGTGGGAAAAGATCACCGAGGCCGGCAGCACAAAGCCCAGCCCGAAGGGCAGCGCGCAGGCCAGCGTCGCGGTCCAGGCCTGGCGCCCCTGCAGCGCCTTGCGCGCCACCGGGCGGTGCCGGGTCGACAGGTTGAAAAAGCGCATCTTGCGGCGCGACACCTTTTCCATCAGCACAAGGAAGATCACCAGGAACAGCACGACACTGGCGATCTGCGCCGCGCCGCCGGCGTTGTTGGCCTGAAGCCAGGTGTTGAAGATGCCCGTGGTCAGGGTCTGCACAGCGAAATAATCCACCGTGCCGAAATCATTGACGCTTTCCATCATCACGATAGCCATCCCGGCGGCAATCGCCGGCCGGGCCAGCGGCAGGCCGACCCGCCAGAACCGGCCAAAGGCGCCGCAGCCCAGCGACTGGGCCACTTCCTCGGAGGCGCCGGATTGTTCGCGAAAGGCCGCCCGCGTCAGCAGGTAGACATAGGGAAACAACGAGGCCGCCAGCACCAGGATCGCCGCGCCCATGCTGCGGATCTGCGGGAACCAGTAGTCCTGCGCATTGTTCCAGCCGAACAGCCCGCGCAGCGCGGTCTGCACCGGCCCGGCGTATTCCAGGAAATCCACCAGCGCATAGGCGCCGACATAGGCCGGGATCGCCAGAGGCAGCAGCAAAAGCCACTCCAGCCAGCGCCGCCCCGGGAAATCATAGCGCGCCACCAGCCAGGCCGCCCCGGTGCCGACCACCGCCGACAGTAGGCCGACCCCGAACATCAGGATGCCGGTGTTCACCAGGTAGCGCGGCAACGTCGTCGACAGCAGGTGCGGCCAGATGTTTTCCGACGGGAACAGCGCCAGCCACAGCACCGACAGGATCGGCGCCACAACGATCAGCGCGATCACCACCGCGCCCAGCGACCACAGGCTGGGACGCGAAAGCCGCAATCCGGCGGGCGTGCTTTCGGTGACACTCATCTGATGGCCTTCCTTTGTTCGTGGTTTCCCTCGCAACAAAAGGGCTTATAGTCCAGCGGCGAGCCAACAAAAAGACCCCGCCATGCAGGTTATCCTTCACACAGGTGTGCATTGCACCGATGACGACAGGCTGCTCAAGGGCCTGTTGCGCAACGCCGACGCCTGGCGTCACGAGGGGATCTCGATCCCCGGCCCCAGCAACTATCGCCAACTGCTGTTCGAGGCGGTGAATTCCATCGCCGATGGCCGCCCGACCCCCGCCGCCCGCGAGGTCCTGCTGGACGCGATCCTGTCGCAGGACCCCGAGGACGTGAAGCGGCTGGTGCTGAGCCATCCGAATTTCTTCTGCGTGCCGAAACTGGCGATGCAGGACGGCATGCTGTACCGCCACGCCGAGCGCCGCCTGCGCACGCTGCGCGCGGTCTTTGCGCAGGACGATCTGGAGGTGCACATCGGGCTACGCGATTTCGCCACCTGGATACCGGCGATCCTGGCCACCACGCCGGTCGACAATTACCTGGAGCTGCTGCACGGCGCCGATCCGATGCAGCTGCGCTGGTCCGACCTGATCCGCCGCATCCGCACCGCCCTGCCCGAGGTGCCGATCACCGTCTGGGCCAACGAGGACACGCCGCTGATCTGGGGGCAACTGCTGCGCCGGCTGGCCGGGATCGCGCTGGACCGCAAGATCATCGGCGCCTTTGACATGCTTCAGGCGGTGATCGCCCCCGAGGGGATGCAGCGGTTTCGCGCCTTTCTCAAGGAAAACCCCGACGTGCCCGAACCGCAAAAGCGCAAGGTCATGGCCGCTTTCATGGGCAAATATGCGCTGGACGAAGAGGTCGAGCAGGAGTTGGACCTGCCCGGTTGGGACACCGCCTATGTCGACATGCTGACCGAGCTATACGACGAGGACATGTACCAGATCGCGCGGCTGGACGGGGTCACCTTTGTCAGCCCCTGAGGGCAACGCGCCCCGGACCTGATCCGGGGCCTCCTCCCCCAGCCGGCCCGGGCAAGGGCGCCGGTTCAGGAAATTTTCAGCGCGGATTTGTACATGTCCAGCCCCTGCGGACATTGCGCGCGTGAAATCAAGACGTCACCCAAGCACCTGTTTTCATTTCATTTCAAAGATTTGGATACGTGGAAATCTTGAATCCGTTTGTGCAATTTTCCCTCCGTAAGCCCTGTGGCGATTACATTCACGGCCACAGAATTTTCAAAAGGGATTTGCTTAGCCAAGAAGGCGGCAAAGATGACGCACGGCGCGACTTGCCCGTTCCTGACAAAACTCCGGTGAGGGGCTTGGCTGACGTCCTATGACGCGACGAATTTGTTGGTCCCCGATCAACAGATCTAAGTAAAGGCCGACGGCTTCGCCAGTCTCTTCGAACGCAAGTTGGCCGTCATTTCTGGCGCGCATAAGCACCTGTTCCAGCAAGGGAAATACGGCTTCGCGACCCGCCTTGGAAAGGGTCGCGCCCAGCTCTCCGGTATTGTCCGCCGCAGCCGCGCGATTCAGGGCAACGGCGCGGTCACCGATCAGCAAGGTCAGCAGTTTCGGGCCAAGCGTGCCCAAAATCGTCAGGGCGTCATGGTCGGTTTGCAACTCGGCTTCGAGGTGCTTTTTCACCTCCTCGGCATTGCGGGTGACGAGCGCATGAAACAACCCCTGCTTGTCGCCATACCATTTGTACAGCGTTTCGTTCGAGGCGCGCGCTTGTTTCGCAATGCCAAGCATCGACGTGCCGCCATAGCCTTTGACTTCCAGGACCTCATAAGCCGCCGCCTCGATCTGCTCTTGGCGCAGCGAACGTTTCTCTTGTCGCACTTTCACCTCTTTTCTGTTGACTCGCATCCGTAACCAAGATTACGGATAACTGCAACCGTAATACAAATTACACTTTTGAGGAGCCCACAATGACCCCGTCCGACCGCCATACCCATGCTGCTTTGGCCACATTGATCGTACTGCAAACCATCATGCTGTCCGCGCTGTATGCGGGCATCAAACCGCATCCGCCGATCGCCACGCCCCTGTTTGGCATCGCGCCGTTTCTGGGGGCTTCGCTTGCCATTGCCCTGTGGGCCGTGATTGTGCAGCCCCTGGCCAGCACCGCCGGTCGGTTTCTCAGCGTTCTGGCCGCGCTGATGGCATTGGTGTCTTTCGGGCCGCAAAAGTACCTTGATCCGCAATTTGCGCTGATCTGGCCTGCGGTCCTTTTGGGTCAGGTTTCCGCATTGGTCATTTTTGCACAGGTGTTCGGAGTTGTCCGTGCGCGCAGCGAAACCAGCACCGCAAACCCCGCCCGCGCCGGAGCAGCCTGATGGGTCGTTTGCTGTTGCCCATGTCGATGTTGTCGCTGTTGAGCATCGGCGCGATTTTCGGGTTCTTCTATGCCTGGGCTTGTTCCACCATGTGGGGGCTTGATGCGATTGATCCCGAAGACGTGGCTGTCCCAGCCGATAGCGAAGCGGCGCGCACGGTTTGGCAAGCCTATTCGCCTCAATGGCAATTCTGGAACACACTCGGAATGAACGCCAGTGGGGCTGCACTCATCCTGACCGGCCTTGCTGTCCATTTTCTGAATTCGGAGAGAGCCTGATGGATGTTTCGCTTTTGACCTTTGGCCTGATGGCTTTGGTTGTTGTCGCAACGCCAGGGCCGACCGTTTTGCTGGCGCTGTCAAACGGATCACAGTTCGGACTTGGCCGTGCGGGCTTTGGCATTGTCGGAGCGGCATTTTCAGACGCTGTGCTTATCGCCGCGGCGGCGCTTGGATTGGGGGTCATCCTTGCGGCATCCGCCTTTTGGTTCACGGTCATGAAGACAATCGGTGCCGCCTATCTGATCTGGCTTGGTGTCCAGATGATGCGGTCCCTGGGCAAACTTGACCCGGCATCTGTGGACAGGGCCGCCAACTGGGGGGATGGGGCAGACGGTGCCTTGGCGCTGTTTCGCAAAAGCCTTCTTGTGGCCGTGACAAATCCGAAAGGGTATCTGTTCTTCACGGCTTTCCTGCCGCAGTTCGTGATCCTGTCAGGTCCTTTGGTGCCTCAATACCTTACGCTGGCGCTGATCTTCATTGTCGTAGATGTGGCCGTGATGGTCGCCTACGCATGCCTTGGGGCAACTGCCATGAAGGTTCTCAGCGAAAGGGGCGCACTTTGGATTGATCGCACCAGTGGCGGCTTCCTGGTCGCCCTTGGCATCGCTTTGACATTCGTGCGCCGCACCGAGGTTTGATCGGCCAAGAACCTTACCGGCGCGGTCGTTGGTGCATTGGGCAGCATCGGTCAATTCGGGCCCTGAGCGCGCGCAGCACTTTGCCGATAGACCCGTGTCGCACGGATGAAAGATTGGATCGTTTGAGCGAAAGCTGACGTTCCGACGACATTCAAATCAGGGCTTTTGCCTAATTGCTGTGTGACGGCACCTTTCGCAAATGCGTAGCGCCGATTTCGCGGTCCGCGCAAGCCTAGGCAGCATGACCAGCGCCGCCGCCCCTCTTCAGGGCGGCGGCTGTATTTCAGCGCGCCGACACCGACGATTGATACGCCTCAAGATCATTGATCAGCGTTGTCCCGGTCGGGGCATCGTTGCGCGCACAGAACTCGGCCCAGACCGCGCCGAAGGGCAGGTCCTTGAATTCTTCTGTCAGCATGAAGCGCGTGGTGAAATCGAGCGCCTCTTCCGCCTTGCGCAATTGGTCGAGCGGCAAAAGCAAAGCGCGCAAAAGTGCCTTTTGCATGTTGCGTGTGCCGATCACCCAGGCGGCAGTCCGCGAGATTGTTGCGTCGAAGAAATCCAGCCCGATACGGGTGC contains these protein-coding regions:
- a CDS encoding MlaD family protein; translated protein: MNDDSTPRVGTPGEVPLKPAVDKPSGVSLIWVIPAIAILAAIGVAWQNYTSRGPLIQVTFARADGVRPLETELRYRDIPVGLVEDVHFSDDLGQVVAEIRLDKDIAPNVDADAEFWIVRPKVTAQGVSGLDTVLSGVYINGSWDGEPGPAKTAFQGAENAPLLALGEAGVTFTLRSDTGLPAEGTPILYRGVQVGRIGRTELTPEGLAVQAQAVILEPHTSLVSSSSRFWDISGFSLSLDSSGASLNFTSLASLISGGMTFETLASGGQPLSADSEFTLHPNEDTAREEFLLEGDGSTVSLMMVFEENIAGLQAGAPVTLGGLRLGEVETISGIVDQARFGDNEARLLATVRLNPGRLGLETGGDDSIFLEYLDERIAEGLRARLTNASILTGGLKVELILDDTAPQATLDRDASPYPRIPTAPSSVTNVAASAQGLIQRIDALPVEELMDEIINTLADIRGVVGSEEIQAAPEALLATLESVRKLAESEEVAALPAQVGALADGLNAASDKLNVLLGQVQDEAVVAAVSELIASLDSAAQTLPGLAESAGAVLGKAEALPLDDLSAQLSALVGNADALLTNPDLTALPGDLRAAMDGLRSVVESGEFTALPGQVGDLATSLQQASDKLNALLEEAQQERIVAAMSEVITSFGTTADRLPGLADQASAVLSDAENLSLDELAAQARDLLASIDTVVNQDSTRQLPSELNGALAELRLALEELRNGGVVANANAALASAREAAEAVAEASRSLPALSDRLRAVATQAGTTISDFGRGSDFGRELSGAIRQIDAAAQSIDRLARQIQRNPNSLITGR
- a CDS encoding paraquat-inducible protein A; amino-acid sequence: MTTARELGFVTCTACAKVWPGGTPRCECCGHRLQSRHPNNLQVVWAFWLTGLLCYIPANMYPMLVTSTLVGTDSSTIIGGAVAIAQHGDLAIAAIVLIASVVIPVAKFIAIAHLALSVKRGSRQSEHGRQHLYEVVEFIGRWSMIDVFVVAILSALVQLSVVASIHPGPAALTFALSVVFTMLAARSFDTRLIWDSIGPESSET
- a CDS encoding paraquat-inducible protein A codes for the protein MAHDVRDTGVDPSVLIGCPGCDAVYVARSPSEGEKAVCSRCSTVLITNRKGAGVRILALSVAILVLVVAATFHPFLSINAAGLGNRVSLLDVAFSFGSGFLVLVSLATVMLIVLVPLMRVVLLIYVIAPIEFGLRPARHSRGAFRLAQELKPWAMTEIFSIGCAVALVKVAGIARLEFGPAFWMFAALSVIVVISDRYLCSWSIWRALEAGQ
- a CDS encoding ABC transporter permease, with the protein product MSVTESTPAGLRLSRPSLWSLGAVVIALIVVAPILSVLWLALFPSENIWPHLLSTTLPRYLVNTGILMFGVGLLSAVVGTGAAWLVARYDFPGRRWLEWLLLLPLAIPAYVGAYALVDFLEYAGPVQTALRGLFGWNNAQDYWFPQIRSMGAAILVLAASLFPYVYLLTRAAFREQSGASEEVAQSLGCGAFGRFWRVGLPLARPAIAAGMAIVMMESVNDFGTVDYFAVQTLTTGIFNTWLQANNAGGAAQIASVVLFLVIFLVLMEKVSRRKMRFFNLSTRHRPVARKALQGRQAWTATLACALPFGLGFVLPASVIFSHAWDNAENWRDAELWQAGLNTLSVGGLAAVITVGAGVFLVYGVRLSGRRLPRLLLPVTTIGYAAPGAVLGVGILIPLAALDNSVADAILATTGWDPGLVMTGTAFALVLAYCVRFFAIGQGAADAAMGRVSPNLAAAARSLGRNQGQTLAQVYYPLMRASIASALLLVFVDCVKELPATLLLRPFNYDTLATRVHEQASLENLGDAAPAAMLVILVGLLAVGLLARANR
- a CDS encoding TetR/AcrR family transcriptional regulator codes for the protein MRVNRKEVKVRQEKRSLRQEQIEAAAYEVLEVKGYGGTSMLGIAKQARASNETLYKWYGDKQGLFHALVTRNAEEVKKHLEAELQTDHDALTILGTLGPKLLTLLIGDRAVALNRAAAADNTGELGATLSKAGREAVFPLLEQVLMRARNDGQLAFEETGEAVGLYLDLLIGDQQIRRVIGRQPSPSPEFCQERASRAVRHLCRLLG
- a CDS encoding LysE family translocator; translation: MTFGLMALVVVATPGPTVLLALSNGSQFGLGRAGFGIVGAAFSDAVLIAAAALGLGVILAASAFWFTVMKTIGAAYLIWLGVQMMRSLGKLDPASVDRAANWGDGADGALALFRKSLLVAVTNPKGYLFFTAFLPQFVILSGPLVPQYLTLALIFIVVDVAVMVAYACLGATAMKVLSERGALWIDRTSGGFLVALGIALTFVRRTEV